Proteins encoded within one genomic window of Panicum virgatum strain AP13 chromosome 1N, P.virgatum_v5, whole genome shotgun sequence:
- the LOC120653485 gene encoding uncharacterized protein LOC120653485 has protein sequence MGYDMTSLVPSDQAFYGIIPKAGLTQVGRATLPVTFGTRDNYRTEYVNFEVAEFETSYHAILGRPSLAKFMAIPNHMYLLLKMPAPKGDLSVYGDLQTSYACDAKNIELSDTLERSKNSVLVALAAKNLPADQQ, from the coding sequence ATGGGCTATGACATGACCTCCCTGGTCCCATCCGATcaggccttctacggcatcatccccAAAGCCGGGTTGACCCAGGTCGGCCGGGCCACCCTGCCGGTCACCTTCGGCACCCGCGACAACTACCGCACCGAGTACGTCAACTTCGAAGTGGCCGAGTTTGAGAcctcctaccatgccatcctagGAAGACCCTCCCTCGCtaagttcatggcgatccccaaccACATGTATCTTCTCCTGAAGATGCCAGCTCCAAAGGGGGACCTCTCGGTCTACGGAGATCTGCAGACCTCCTACGCATGTGACGCTAAGAACATCGAGCTCTCCGACACCCTGGAACGATCCAAAAACTCAGTTCTTGTTGCCCTGGCAGCAAAGAACCTCCCGGCGGATCAGCAGTAG